From a single Dromaius novaehollandiae isolate bDroNov1 chromosome 13, bDroNov1.hap1, whole genome shotgun sequence genomic region:
- the LOC112993587 gene encoding uncharacterized protein LOC112993587 isoform X2, which produces MQLRLSSLICRIIVLQKYTVCFREEARLEDCEFFLTAQRFIVLPMERQRLESSDGNQEPSVLRKIKELWLRSLSLKSDPSSEPSISQLIDAIGQNQLEVLKQNAEECLDLQTPKELPTAEKVKLLVTQWEAERKKEPSEDVFMVPANILVIPPEEEAVCDASKADACEMTPGKSNDDRMVPDDQSVISQVSPVESTALSQSSEVSLDDPWDRLPPMSLTLTSSEEKSFQHGSPHAPEAQLNVAADSNTPDLLESSSQDSPQSLLQDAPVETSSPSLLHSYASTSAVEAGTSLATSAAEAACRAPSAAQGPQVLACSQANQLSLSPTFPVLPSSRLASLTEGAPHREQADSSGTAFPPHVTEVGLAHARTQGGEAPCGSRKSVGAKRKLLVGDSQALPDLCRSLRGLQHKQHASGVPQGSERDMSRELEFVSTQGAKKSRREETRLQRGEEPPEEEDEQASSASGLDSRLEQRGALQPYVKERPVQYRYEAPSPELCERIRSVRISKAMLKWACWILTDREVES; this is translated from the exons ATGCAGCTCAGGCTTTCCAGCCTTATTTGCAGAATTATCGTCCTGCAGAAGTACACGGTGTGTTTCCGGGAGGAGGCCAGGCTG GAGGACTGCGAGTTTTTTCTCACTGCCCAGCGGTTCATTGTGCTGCCCATGGAAAGGCAGAGGTTGGAGTCGTCAGATGG GAACCAGGAGCCCTCGGTGCTACGGAAGATAAAGGAGCTGTGGCT GAGGAGTCTCTCTCTGAAGAGCGACCCCAGCTCAG AGCCATCCATCTCTCAGCTGATTGATGCGATAGGGCAGAACCAGCTTGAGGTTCTGAAGCAAAATGCTGAGGAATGCTTGGATTTACAGACGCCCAAAGAGCTGCCAACAGCAGAGAAGGTCAAGCTTCTTGTGACCCAGTGGGAGGCAGAGCGCAAGAAAGAG CCAAGCGAGGATGTCTTCATGGTCCCAGCCAACATCCTGGTGATCCCTCCTGAAGAGGAGGCAGTTTGCGATGCCTCCAAGGCAG ATGCGTGTGAAATGACTCCTGGAAAGAGCAATGATGACAGGATGGTGCCAGATGACCAGAGTGTCATATCCCAAGTCAGCC CTGTGGAGTCAACAGCATTGTCACAGAGCTCAGAGGTATCTCTGGACGACCCCTGGGACAGGCTTCCTCCAATGTCCTTGACTCTGACCTCCTCAGAAG AGAAATCCTTTCAGCATGGCTCTCCACATGCGCCAGAGGCCCAGCTGAACGTGGCTGCTGACAGCAACACCCCTGACTTGTTGGAATCGTCTAGCCAGGATTCTCCCCAGAGCTTGCTGCAGGATGCCCCAGTGGAGACTTCATCCCCCTCGCTCCTCCACTCGTACGCCAGTACCAGCGCTGTGGAAGCTGGCACGTCTCTGGCAACATCAGCTGCAGAGGCAGCCTGCAGAGCCCCCTCTGCTGCTCAAGGCCCACAAGTATTGGCGTGCTCACAGGCCAACCAGTTGTCTCTCTCTCCAACTTTTCCTGTCCTGCCCAGCAGCCGCTTGGCATCCCTAACTGAAGGGGCACCTCACAGAGAGCAGGCGGACTCCAGTGGCACAGCTTTCCCTCCACATGTGACAGAAGTTGGCCTGGCTCATGCTAGGACTCAGGGGGGAGAAGCCCCATGTGGCAGCAGAAAGTCTGTGGGCGCCAAGAGGAAGCTGTTGGTGGGAGACAGCCAAGCGCTGCCTGACCTGTGTAGGTCCCTCCGGGGACTGCAGCACAAGCAGCATGccagtggtgtcccccagggcaGTGAGAGAGACATGAGCAGGGAGCTGGAGTTTGTGAGCACCCAGGGAGCAAagaagagcagaagagaggagacCAGGCTGCAGCGTGGAGAGGaaccccctgaggaggaggatgagCAGGCATCCTCAGCGAGTGGCCTGGACTCCAGGCTGGAGCAGCGTGGAGCTCTGCAGCCG TATGTGAAGGAGAGGCCGGTCCAGTACAGATACGAGGCCCCATCACCTGAGCTCTGCGAGCGAATAAGATCTGTCAG GATCTCGAAGGCAATGCTGAAGTGGGCCTGCTGGATCCTCACGGACAGGGAGGTGGAGTCCTGA
- the LOC112985415 gene encoding C-signal-like has translation MAALAQSVLVTGSNRGIGLELVRQLAARPQAPQHIFATCREPDGLSGKALRELAAQHPSIKLVQLDTVSLPSIQRAVQAVQSHLKGQGLNLLINNAGVSSRATLQSVDSQEMLSAFTTNVIGPLQVTKEFLPLLEKAAKGQGKEGLSCSRAAIINVSTKVGSIGLCLGVLEAPMYPYRASKAAQNMMTRCMAAEPKDKGILCTAIHPGWVKTDMGTEKAPLTVENSVRGILTVLASLSQDTTSAFLDWEGNSVPW, from the exons ATGGCTGCGCTGGCTCAGAGCGTCCTCGTGACGGGGTCCAACCGGGGCATCGGGCTGGAGCTGGTGAGGCAGCTTGCTGCAAGACCCCAGGCCCCCCAGCACATCTTTGCCACCTGCCGTGAACCTGATGGACTGAGTGGGAAG GCCCTGAGAGAATTAGCTGCCCAGCACCCCAGCATCAAACTGGTCCAGCTAG ACACAGTGAGCTTGCCCAGCATCCAAAGGGCAGTGCAGGCTGTGCAGTCCCATCTGAAGGGCCAGGGCCTGAACCTGCTCATCAACAACGCAGGCGTCAGCTCCCGTGCCACGCTGCAGTCTGTGGATTCACAGGAGATGCTCTCTGCGTTCACCACCAACGTGATCGGGCCCCTCCAGGTCACCAAG GAATTTCTGCCCCTCTTGGAGAAGGCGGCAAAGGGCCAGGGGAAGGAgggcctgagctgcagcagggccGCAATCATCAATGTGTCCACCAAAGTGGGCTCCATTGGGCTGTGCCTTGGGGTGCTGGAGGCCCCGATGTACCCATACCGTGCCAGCAAG GCTGCACAGAACATGATGACAAGGTGCATGGCCGCAGAGCCCAAAGACAAGGGGATCTtgtgcacagcgatccatcccggCTGGGTGAAGACTGACATGGGGACAGAGAAG GCCCCTCTGACTGTGGAGAACAGTGTACGGGGCATCCTAACCGTGCTGGCCAGCCTCTCGCAGGACACCACCAGTGCCTTCCTCGACTGGGAAGGAAACAGCGTGCCGTGGTGA
- the LOC135329747 gene encoding C-signal-like: MAGLRVCSTLVTRANRGSGLGVVRQLLQMPNPPEQVYATCQDPKGERAQELQHLASKHPNLVIVPLEVTDPASIQAAAARVREHLKDSGLNLLINNAGIAKLSYLDTETLADMSQVYATNTIGPLLVSQAFLPLLKKAAQGSPSSELSCSKAAIINMSSSAGSIEEVYLWDLGQSVSYRCSKAALNMLTKCQSLGYRQHGILCAALHPGWVQTDMGNVAGHKPPLTLDVSVQGMLNVLCSLSEKDNGTFLDWEGKVVPW; encoded by the exons aTGGCAGGGCTCCGTGTCTGCTCCACTCTGGTGACTAGGGCCAATAGGGGATCTGGCCTGGGCGTTgtcaggcagctcctgcagatgCCAAACCCTCCCGAGCAGGTCTATGCCACCTGCCAGGACCCCAAGGGAGAGCGAGCACAG GAGTTGCAGCATTTGGCCTCCAAGCACCCCAACCTGGTCATCGTCCCGCTTG AAGTCACCGACCCTGCCAGCAtccaggcagctgcagccagagTCAGGGAGCACCTGAAGGACTCTGGGCTGAACCTCCTCATCAACAATGCTGGAATTGCAAAGTTGAGCTATTTAGATACCGAGACGCTGGCGGACATGTCCCAGGTGTATGCCACCAACACGATTGGGCCGCTGCTGGTGAGCCAG GCGTTCCTGCCCTTGCTGAAGAAGGCTGCCCAGGGAAGCCCAAGTTCTGAGCTGAGCTGCAGCAAGGCAGCCATCATCAACATGTCCAGCTCTGCTGGCTCCATTGAGGAAGTGTATTTATGGGATTTGGGGCAAAGTGTCTCATACCGCTGCAGCAAG GCTGCTCTGAACATGCTCACCAAGTGCCAGTCCTTGGGGTACCGGCAACACGGCATCCTCTGTGCTGCTCTCCACCCTGGCTGGGTGCAAACAGACATGGGGAACGTAGCAGGACATAAG cctCCATTGACACTGGACGTGAGTGTACAAGGGATGCTGaacgtgctctgctccctgtccGAGAAGGACAATGGGACTTTCCTGGACTGGGAAGGGAAAGTAGTGCCATGGTGA
- the LOC112993587 gene encoding uncharacterized protein LOC112993587 isoform X1 — protein sequence MAAEQGGEERLGAAAAARPAPEPRFVYENKNMSSKVYVLQPWIANLLMNYEQLDANENLLAGQVLRVLSDPSAPGQAEVLQDAVLQVSDGSYHIRVVITSEALQAEENSHMQLRLSSLICRIIVLQKYTVCFREEARLEDCEFFLTAQRFIVLPMERQRLESSDGNQEPSVLRKIKELWLRSLSLKSDPSSEPSISQLIDAIGQNQLEVLKQNAEECLDLQTPKELPTAEKVKLLVTQWEAERKKEPSEDVFMVPANILVIPPEEEAVCDASKADACEMTPGKSNDDRMVPDDQSVISQVSPVESTALSQSSEVSLDDPWDRLPPMSLTLTSSEEKSFQHGSPHAPEAQLNVAADSNTPDLLESSSQDSPQSLLQDAPVETSSPSLLHSYASTSAVEAGTSLATSAAEAACRAPSAAQGPQVLACSQANQLSLSPTFPVLPSSRLASLTEGAPHREQADSSGTAFPPHVTEVGLAHARTQGGEAPCGSRKSVGAKRKLLVGDSQALPDLCRSLRGLQHKQHASGVPQGSERDMSRELEFVSTQGAKKSRREETRLQRGEEPPEEEDEQASSASGLDSRLEQRGALQPYVKERPVQYRYEAPSPELCERIRSVRISKAMLKWACWILTDREVES from the exons ATGGCGGCGGAGCAGGGCGGCGAGGAGCGGCtgggtgccgcggcggcggcccgcccGGCTCCGGAGCCCAG GTTTGTGTACGAAAACAAGAACATGTCTTCTAAAGTCTATGTCTTGCAGCCTTGGATTGCAAATCTCTTGATGAATTATGAGCAGCTGGATGCCAATGAGAATCTCCTGGCAGGGCAGGTCCTCCGG GTTTTGAGTGACCCAAGTGCTCCAGGCCAAGCCGAGGTGCTCCAAGATGCTGTCCTGCAGGTCTCAGATGGGTCCTACCACATCCGCGTGGTCATTACGTCAGAAGCTCTGCAGGCCGAAGAAAA TTCCCACATGCAGCTCAGGCTTTCCAGCCTTATTTGCAGAATTATCGTCCTGCAGAAGTACACGGTGTGTTTCCGGGAGGAGGCCAGGCTG GAGGACTGCGAGTTTTTTCTCACTGCCCAGCGGTTCATTGTGCTGCCCATGGAAAGGCAGAGGTTGGAGTCGTCAGATGG GAACCAGGAGCCCTCGGTGCTACGGAAGATAAAGGAGCTGTGGCT GAGGAGTCTCTCTCTGAAGAGCGACCCCAGCTCAG AGCCATCCATCTCTCAGCTGATTGATGCGATAGGGCAGAACCAGCTTGAGGTTCTGAAGCAAAATGCTGAGGAATGCTTGGATTTACAGACGCCCAAAGAGCTGCCAACAGCAGAGAAGGTCAAGCTTCTTGTGACCCAGTGGGAGGCAGAGCGCAAGAAAGAG CCAAGCGAGGATGTCTTCATGGTCCCAGCCAACATCCTGGTGATCCCTCCTGAAGAGGAGGCAGTTTGCGATGCCTCCAAGGCAG ATGCGTGTGAAATGACTCCTGGAAAGAGCAATGATGACAGGATGGTGCCAGATGACCAGAGTGTCATATCCCAAGTCAGCC CTGTGGAGTCAACAGCATTGTCACAGAGCTCAGAGGTATCTCTGGACGACCCCTGGGACAGGCTTCCTCCAATGTCCTTGACTCTGACCTCCTCAGAAG AGAAATCCTTTCAGCATGGCTCTCCACATGCGCCAGAGGCCCAGCTGAACGTGGCTGCTGACAGCAACACCCCTGACTTGTTGGAATCGTCTAGCCAGGATTCTCCCCAGAGCTTGCTGCAGGATGCCCCAGTGGAGACTTCATCCCCCTCGCTCCTCCACTCGTACGCCAGTACCAGCGCTGTGGAAGCTGGCACGTCTCTGGCAACATCAGCTGCAGAGGCAGCCTGCAGAGCCCCCTCTGCTGCTCAAGGCCCACAAGTATTGGCGTGCTCACAGGCCAACCAGTTGTCTCTCTCTCCAACTTTTCCTGTCCTGCCCAGCAGCCGCTTGGCATCCCTAACTGAAGGGGCACCTCACAGAGAGCAGGCGGACTCCAGTGGCACAGCTTTCCCTCCACATGTGACAGAAGTTGGCCTGGCTCATGCTAGGACTCAGGGGGGAGAAGCCCCATGTGGCAGCAGAAAGTCTGTGGGCGCCAAGAGGAAGCTGTTGGTGGGAGACAGCCAAGCGCTGCCTGACCTGTGTAGGTCCCTCCGGGGACTGCAGCACAAGCAGCATGccagtggtgtcccccagggcaGTGAGAGAGACATGAGCAGGGAGCTGGAGTTTGTGAGCACCCAGGGAGCAAagaagagcagaagagaggagacCAGGCTGCAGCGTGGAGAGGaaccccctgaggaggaggatgagCAGGCATCCTCAGCGAGTGGCCTGGACTCCAGGCTGGAGCAGCGTGGAGCTCTGCAGCCG TATGTGAAGGAGAGGCCGGTCCAGTACAGATACGAGGCCCCATCACCTGAGCTCTGCGAGCGAATAAGATCTGTCAG GATCTCGAAGGCAATGCTGAAGTGGGCCTGCTGGATCCTCACGGACAGGGAGGTGGAGTCCTGA